Proteins encoded together in one Mus caroli chromosome 4, CAROLI_EIJ_v1.1, whole genome shotgun sequence window:
- the Srsf10 gene encoding serine/arginine-rich splicing factor 10 isoform X5, whose protein sequence is MSRYLRPPNTSLFVRNVADDTRSEDLRREFGRYGPIVDVYVPLDFYTRRPRGFAYVQFEDVRDAEDALHNLDRKWICGRQIEIQFAQGDRKTPNQMKAKEGRNVYSSSRYDDYDRYRRSRSRSYERRRSRSRSFDYNYRRSYSPRNSRPTGRPRRSRSHSDNDRFKHRNRSFSRSKSNSRSRSKSQPKKEMKAKSRSRPNCSWNTQYSSAYYTSRKI, encoded by the exons GTCTGAAGATTTACGTCGGGAATTTGGTCGTTATGGTCCAATAGTAGATGTTTATGTCCCACTTGATTTCTACACTCGGCGCCCAAGAGGATTTGCATATGTTCA ATTTGAGGATGTTCGTGATGCTGAAGATGCTTTACATAATTTGGACAGAAAATGGATTTGTGGGCGTCAGATTGAAATCCAGTTCGCACAGGGGGATCGGAAGA CACCAAATCAAATGAAAGCCAAGGAAGGGAGGAATGTGTACAGCTCTTCACGCTATGACGATTATGACCGATATAGACGCTCTCGAAGCCGGAGTTATGAAAGGAGAAGATCGCGGAGTCGCTCCTTTGATTATAACTATAGGAGATCTTACAGTCCTAGAAA CAGTAGACCGACTGGAAGACCACGGCGTAGCCGAAGCCATTCCGACAATGATAG ATTCAAACACCGAAATCGATCTTTTTCAAGATCTAAATCCAATTCAAGATCACGGTCCAAGTCCCAgcccaagaaagaaatgaaggctaAATCACGGTCTAG ACCAAACTGCAGCTGGAATACCCAGTACAGTTCTGCTTACTACACTTCAAGAAAGATCTGA
- the Pnrc2 gene encoding proline-rich nuclear receptor coactivator 2 yields MGGGERYNIPDPQSRNASKNQQQQTRQKSKDQNSPQMKIAHKKKERGHGYNPAAAAWQAMQNGGKTKSLSNNSNWNAGLSSPSLLFKSQASQNYAGAKFSEPPSPSVLPKPPSHWVHVSLNPSDKETMTFQLKTLLKVQV; encoded by the coding sequence ATGGGTGGCGGAGAGAGGTATAACATTCCAGACCCTCAATCTAGAAATGCTAGTAAGAACCAACAACAGCAAACTAGACAGAAGAGCAAGGATCAGAATTCTCCCCAGATGAAGATTGCTCATAAGAAAAAGGAACGAGGACATGGGTAcaatccagcagcagcagcatggcaGGCCATGCAAAATGGGGGAAAAACCAAGAGCCTTTCTAACAACTCCAACTGGAATGCTGGTTTATCAAGTCCTAGCTTGCTTTTTAAGTCTCAAGCTAGTCAGAACTATGCTGGAGCCAAATTTAGTGAACCACCATCACCAAGTGTTCTCCCCAAGCCACCAAGCCACTGGGTTCATGTTTCCTTGAACCCTTCAGATAAGGAAACGATGACATTTCAACTTAAAACCTTACTTAAAGTACAGGTATAA
- the Srsf10 gene encoding serine/arginine-rich splicing factor 10 isoform X2: MSRYLRPPNTSLFVRNVADDTRSEDLRREFGRYGPIVDVYVPLDFYTRRPRGFAYVQFEDVRDAEDALHNLDRKWICGRQIEIQFAQGDRKTPNQMKAKEGRNVYSSSRYDDYDRYRRSRSRSYERRRSRSRSFDYNYRRSYSPRNRPTGRPRRSRSHSDNDRFKHRNRSFSRSKSNSRSRSKSQPKKEMKAKSRSRSASHTKTRGTSKTDSKTHYKSGSRYEKESRKKEPPRSKSQSRSQSRSRSKSRSRSWTSPKSSGH; this comes from the exons GTCTGAAGATTTACGTCGGGAATTTGGTCGTTATGGTCCAATAGTAGATGTTTATGTCCCACTTGATTTCTACACTCGGCGCCCAAGAGGATTTGCATATGTTCA ATTTGAGGATGTTCGTGATGCTGAAGATGCTTTACATAATTTGGACAGAAAATGGATTTGTGGGCGTCAGATTGAAATCCAGTTCGCACAGGGGGATCGGAAGA CACCAAATCAAATGAAAGCCAAGGAAGGGAGGAATGTGTACAGCTCTTCACGCTATGACGATTATGACCGATATAGACGCTCTCGAAGCCGGAGTTATGAAAGGAGAAGATCGCGGAGTCGCTCCTTTGATTATAACTATAGGAGATCTTACAGTCCTAGAAA TAGACCGACTGGAAGACCACGGCGTAGCCGAAGCCATTCCGACAATGATAG ATTCAAACACCGAAATCGATCTTTTTCAAGATCTAAATCCAATTCAAGATCACGGTCCAAGTCCCAgcccaagaaagaaatgaaggctaAATCACGGTCTAGGTCTGCATCTCACACCAAAACTAGAGGCACCTCTAAAACAGATTCCAAAACACATTATAAGTCTGGCTCAAGATATGAAAAGGAATCAAGGAAAAAAGAACCACCTAGATCCAAATCTCAGTCAAGATCACAGTCTAGGTCTAGGTCAAAATCTAGATCAAGGTCTTGGACTAGTCCCAAGTCCAGTGGCCACTGA
- the Srsf10 gene encoding serine/arginine-rich splicing factor 10 isoform X1 yields MSRYLRPPNTSLFVRNVADDTRSEDLRREFGRYGPIVDVYVPLDFYTRRPRGFAYVQFEDVRDAEDALHNLDRKWICGRQIEIQFAQGDRKTPNQMKAKEGRNVYSSSRYDDYDRYRRSRSRSYERRRSRSRSFDYNYRRSYSPRNSRPTGRPRRSRSHSDNDRFKHRNRSFSRSKSNSRSRSKSQPKKEMKAKSRSRSASHTKTRGTSKTDSKTHYKSGSRYEKESRKKEPPRSKSQSRSQSRSRSKSRSRSWTSPKSSGH; encoded by the exons GTCTGAAGATTTACGTCGGGAATTTGGTCGTTATGGTCCAATAGTAGATGTTTATGTCCCACTTGATTTCTACACTCGGCGCCCAAGAGGATTTGCATATGTTCA ATTTGAGGATGTTCGTGATGCTGAAGATGCTTTACATAATTTGGACAGAAAATGGATTTGTGGGCGTCAGATTGAAATCCAGTTCGCACAGGGGGATCGGAAGA CACCAAATCAAATGAAAGCCAAGGAAGGGAGGAATGTGTACAGCTCTTCACGCTATGACGATTATGACCGATATAGACGCTCTCGAAGCCGGAGTTATGAAAGGAGAAGATCGCGGAGTCGCTCCTTTGATTATAACTATAGGAGATCTTACAGTCCTAGAAA CAGTAGACCGACTGGAAGACCACGGCGTAGCCGAAGCCATTCCGACAATGATAG ATTCAAACACCGAAATCGATCTTTTTCAAGATCTAAATCCAATTCAAGATCACGGTCCAAGTCCCAgcccaagaaagaaatgaaggctaAATCACGGTCTAGGTCTGCATCTCACACCAAAACTAGAGGCACCTCTAAAACAGATTCCAAAACACATTATAAGTCTGGCTCAAGATATGAAAAGGAATCAAGGAAAAAAGAACCACCTAGATCCAAATCTCAGTCAAGATCACAGTCTAGGTCTAGGTCAAAATCTAGATCAAGGTCTTGGACTAGTCCCAAGTCCAGTGGCCACTGA